The following are encoded in a window of Penicillium oxalicum strain HP7-1 chromosome II, whole genome shotgun sequence genomic DNA:
- a CDS encoding putative phosphoglycerate mutase encodes MFSFSTVPGYFLQDDPSTDPDTFDYSIRNFGLIPQHYDSDPSGSQDQSPWQRFAQHVVHLNEIADQGTMYKVLFLGRHGEGVHNVAERRYGTKAWDEYWSLQDGDEHGPWIDAHLTATGIAQAQTAHDAWAKQLALGMPFPESFYVSPLHRCCQTAQVTFGGLRSPGTHLFQPLVKESAIAAEFPRYRFEPGFTEQDELWDPKIRESDELRNKRLKDLLRDVFASDENIFVSLTAHSGAITSILEVTGHRKFPLATGAVIPVVVKARKMRDSQNHVLDGK; translated from the exons ATGTTTTCATTCAGCACTGTCCCAGGCTACTTCCTCCAGGACGATCCATCCACGGATCCGGATACCTTTGACTAT TCAATTCGCAATTTCGGATTGATACCACAGCACTATGATAGCGATCCTTCTGGCTCGCAAGACCAGTCGCCATGGCAGCGGTTTGCGCAGCATGTCGTGCATCTGAATGAGATTGCAGACCAGGGTACAATGTACAAggtgctcttcctcggacgCCATGGTGAAGGCGTTCACAATGTCGCTGAGAGAAGATATGGCACGAAAGCCTGGGAC GAATACTGGTCTCTGCAGGATGGAGACGAGCATGGTCCTTGGATTGATGCCCATTTAACGGCAACAGGAATTGCCCAAGCACAGACTGCTCACGATGCCTGGGCCAAGCAACTCGCACTGGGTATGCCTTTTCCCGAATCATTTTATGTCAGTCCGCTTCATCGGTGCTGCCAGACAGCGCAGGTCACCTTTGGGGGACTGCGTAGCCCAGGGACACATCTATTTCAACCGCTCGTGAAAGAA AGTGCAATCGCGGCGGAGTTTCCACGGTACCGTTTCGAGCCCGGTTTCACTGAACAGGACGAACTGTGGGATCCCAAGATCCGCGAGTCAGATGAATTGCGAAACAAGCGGCTGAAAGATTTGTTGAGGGACGTCTTCGCGTCGGATGAGAATATCTTTGTGTCCTTGACGGCGCACTCTGGTGCTATTACTAGTATCCTTGAGGTTACCGGTCACCGCAAGTTTCCACTAGCAACGGGAGCGGTGAtaccggtggtggtgaaggcgCGGAAGATGCGCGACTCTCAGAACCACGTGCTTGATGGGAAGTGA
- a CDS encoding Glutathione S-transferase-like protein tpcF, with product MSQPNITLYTTQTPNGIKISIALEELGLPYKVEKIDISKNTQKEDWFLEINPNGRIPALTDTFSDGQTIRLFESGSILQYLVERYDPDHKISYPAGTREYYETNNWLFFQNAGVGPMQGQANHFGRYAPERIEYGVNRYVNETRRLYRVLDDHLAKSKSGYLVGDRATIADISHWGWVAAAGWAGIDIEEFPNLKAWEERMAARPALEKGRHVPSPHTIKELLKDKAAMEKSAAQAREWVQAGMKQDAKNKI from the exons ATGTCCCAGCCTAACATCACTCTCTATACCACCCAGACTCCCAACGGAATCAAAATCTCGATTgctctggaagagctggg ATTGCCCTACAAGGTTGAGAAGATCGATATTTCCAAAAATACACAGAAGGAAGA CTGGTTCCTCGAAATCAATCCCAATGGCCGTATCCCCGCCCTGACCGACACTTTCAGCGATGGCCAGACCATTCGCCTCTTCGAGTCTGGTAGCATTCTGCAATACTTGGTCGAGCGATATGACCCTGATCACAAGATTTCTTATCCTGCGGGCACCCGCGAATACTACGAGACCAACAactggctcttcttccagaaTGCGGGCGTCGGTCCCATGCAGGGACAGGCTAACCACTTCGGGCGCTATGCTCCCGAGCGCATCGAGTATGGTGTGAATCGCTATGTGAACGAGACCCGCCGCCTGTACAGAGTCCTTGACGACCACCTTGCCAAGTCAAAGTCGGGCTATTTGGTGGGCGATCGTGCCACTATTGCTGATATCTCTCACTGGGGATGGGTGGCCGCCGCAGGATGGGCTGGTATTGACATCGAGGAGTTCCCCAACTTGAAGGCATGGGAAGAGCGCATGGCAGCGCGGCCAGCTCTTGAAAAGGGCCGCCACGTTCCTAGTCCCCACACCATCAAGGAGCTGTTGAAGGACAAGGCTgcgatggagaagagcgcTGCGCAGGCTAGAGAGTGGGTCCAAGCGGGTATGAAGCAGGACGCAAAGAACAAGATCTGA
- a CDS encoding Branchpoint-bridging protein gives MAWRNQGITGSNNIPLGRRRFGGEEEDESRTASPSSVPDGAKRGRSPVRGNFPPFTARQTLAGAKKNFSISAEPAADGVKRRKKRNRWGDQQENKAAGLMGLPTMIMANFTSEQLEAYTLHLRIEEISQKLRINDVVPADGDRSPSPPPQYDNFGRRVNTREYRYRKRLEDERHKLIEKAMKTIPNYHPPSDYRRPTKTQEKVYVPVNDYPEINFIGLLIGPRGNTLKKMETESGAKIAIRGKGSVKEGKGRSDAAHASNQEEDLHCLIMADTEEKVNKAKKLVHNVIETAASIPEGQNELKRNQLRELAALNGTLRDDENQACQNCGQIGHRKYDCPEQRNFTANIICRVCGNAGHMARDCPDRQRGSDWRNGGGYGGGQRNPRALGTGDAVDREMEQLMNELSGGAPSEHPPRRIEAGPDQGGPPPEDRDAKPWQRGPPASDVAPWQQRREQRPRDDYGSRDHSGPAPWANQNRGGNDYGYGSHGGYAAPGAATGAAPWQQQAPTGGPPPAVPAVPGYGYGAYAGYAYPPGMAAAPGMGAPPPPPGMPPMGGYAAGNPPPPPPPGDGPPPPPPSDQPPPPSSCVNRMAFHGSRGLTCNVCGP, from the exons ATGGCGTGGCGCAATCAAGGCATCACAGGTTCTAACAACATCCCTCTGGGGCGTCGCCGCTTCGGtggtgaggaggaagatgagagtcGTACTGCCTCACCTTCGTCCGTGCCTGACGGCGCGAAGCGTGGGCGCAGTCCAGTTCGAGGTaattttccccctttcaCCGCGAGACAGACGTTGGCAGGTGCTAAAAAGAATTTCTCGATTTCAGCTGAGCCTGCCGCCGATGGTGTGAAGCGGCGCAAGAAGCGAAACCGCTGGGGTGACCAGCAAGAGAACAAAGCCGCTGGCCTGATGGGCTTGCCCACGATGATCATGGCAAACTTCACAAGCGAGCAGCTTGAAGCATACACCCTGCACTTGCGTATCGAGGAGATCAGCCAGAAGCTGCGGATCAATGATGTCGTCCCTGCCGATGGTGATCG GTCTCCCTCGCCACCGCCGCAGTATGACAACTTTGGTCGACGTGTAAACACTCGCGAATATCGTTATCGGAAGCGTCTTGAGGATGAGCGTCACAAGTTGATCGAGAAAGCCATGAAGACCATCCCCAACTACCACCCGCCCTCTGACTACAGACGCCCAACCAAGACCCAAGAGAAGGTCTATGTCCCAGTGAATGACTATCCAGAAATTAACTTCA TTGGCTTACTCATAGGACCTCGTGGCAACactctgaagaagatggagacggaGTCTGGGGCCAAGATTGCCATTCGCGGCAAAGGTTCCGTCAAGGAAGGCAAAGGCCGATCTGACGCCGCTCACGCTAGCAACCAGGAAGAAGATCTCCATTGCTTGATTATGGCCGACACCGAGGAAAAGGTGAACAAGGCCAAGAAACTTGTCCACAATGTCATCGAGACA GCCGCATCCATTCCCGAGGGTCAAAATGAGCTCAAGCGTAACCAACTACGTGAGCTGGCCGCTCTCAACGGTACCCTGCGTGACGATGAGAATCAAGCTTGTCAGAACT GTGGTCAAATCGGTCATCGTAAATACGACTGTCCCGAGCAGCGCAATTTCACAGCCAACATCATTTGTCGTGTCTGTGGCAATGCGGGCCACATGGCTCGTGATTGCCCTGACCGGCAGAGAGGAAGCGACTGGCGCAACGGTGGTGGTTATGGCGGTGGCCAACGCAACCCTCGTGCTCTCGGCACTGGTGATGCTGTGGATCGTGAGATGGAG CAACTTATGAACGAACTTTCCGGAGGTGCTCCCAGTGAGCATCCCCCTCGCCGAATTGAAGCCGGCCCCGATCAAGGCGGTCCTCCACCGGAGGACCGTGATGCCAAGCCCTGGCAGCGTGGACCTCCTGCAAGTGATGTGGCGCCGTGGCAGCAACGACGCGAGCAACGACCCCGCGACGATTACGGCTCCCGCGATCACAGTGGTCCTGCCCCCTGGGCGAATCAGAATCGTGGTGGGAACGACTACGGCTATGGCTCTCACGGTGGATATGCTGCGCCTGGCGCTGCCACGGGTGCTGCTCCTTGGCAGCAACAAGCTCCTACTGGCGGGCCCCCACCGGCAGTACCCGCTGTTCCTGGCTACGGCTATGGGGCCTATGCCGGCTATGCTTACCCCCCCGGCATGGCAGCTGCTCCTGGGATGGGAGcaccaccccctcctcccggcATGCCCCCCATGGGTGGTTATGCTGCCGGTAaccctcctccaccccctcctcctggcgatggcccccctcccccacctcctAGTGATCagcctccccccccctcctcctgcgTGAACAGAATGGCATTCCATGGATCCCGAGGCCTGACTTGCAACGTTTGCGGTCCTTGA